The following proteins come from a genomic window of Larimichthys crocea isolate SSNF chromosome XV, L_crocea_2.0, whole genome shotgun sequence:
- the LOC104927914 gene encoding proline-rich transmembrane protein 3, producing MTMAPVSLLSLGFLLSFLHPSDAQTIIGSSSSFSRLDLPTNSSPHPTKQTAKFWTSLPPRGRSDVPIRATVRNRLTTTNAMQQDQRMPHPTAQSTSYISALSTHNLSGGPILTQPTVSRPRTDTAFLLFSRAAKRDDTTKGSTPPLPTLSFTAVAQSVGDKPVKAGNSGEGSVKDTGDDDFQALGSGSIPTVTLVKDESPVPTVGDEMAQDQPQAQTAISNVSDVQTPPPNSQTLKPQMFVLTTSNKIFMTPQTETRATPSPRTVVLTGELTANVPSTRVPPKQDSAAVTLPQTTTDTTNSVDKESQTAGQPVTVQSDSHSSTTTQQVTTISTMRTLTTTQEAVRTSSKMTNQPNKTAEQGRNTASTTVQSLRTGISVFLATGAAPVAQTRLSPTSQTGIQKRNRSILLGHPHQAPHSTSNPAPSPGASPSTNATLLYWGDLSRTLAFAWELHVYGSASLFLLLFAGAALGLTLAPGTNCPHRGALALANALLFLAGGLRAALFLIDPYGTRKFLPRPAVTALYNLPLHFLVWTQAALALLALRAVGVSVLPPTLERPPLVAVLAVLQCTLLLAADLLSPALSPVVPVTLQVLALCWGLALCLGFLCYVFPRIRCPPIPHPAVPEEARRKSWTGSRRIGVILGRVLAVCAVLGALCCGLHVHATLWLYGLLGNWTRFNWGWWLVHFWARLLELAWGFSLLLMGSWVFWRPQGWQGREEGGPDGRAAGDLPSPGQSVGSSQRHTCWSKIVQSLRGKPCRKSDSNGVGGGGAPGEVPNNWAGQERPGADISKSLIRNQNHEQATAQPRCVKDSNRGRNHRGHSAERGLSDGSTGSLLRLQALGRPPQRSVSGSLDQERDTCLSLYEFDLRPPSPIDLTRSIDEALHREHLLGGGSLFHPLNLTSQSPSPGSGISQGPWLRRNSDPQLMSESSEAPTESSMPLGGSVLSSVPSRQVTAPPTPSHQGHRWAGNTVGSVPSSVSCPVSLRPSRTSTGHLGEDGVDDTRPFITPDSERLHGRAGRPVGSRSYLEVSRHDDSASVSSEIIDL from the exons ATGACCATGGCTCCGGTGTCTCTCCTTTCCCTGggcttcctcctctccttcctccatccttcaGATGCTCAGACCATCAtaggctcctcctcctccttctcccgtCTTGACCTGCCTACTAATTCTTCACCTCATCCAACGAAGCAGACTGCTAAATTCTGGACTTCTTTGCCTCCCAGAGGCCGTAGCGACGTGCCTATCAGAGCTACAGTCCGGAACAGACTGACAACTACAAATGCGATGCAACAGGATCAAAGAATGCCCCATCCTACCGCACAGTCCACTTCTTATATATCTGCCCTTTCTACACATAACCTCAGCGGGGGGCCAATTTTAACTCAACCAACTGTCTCCAGGCCCAGGACTGACACAGCTTTTTTACTATTCAGCAGGGCTGCAAAGAGAGATGATACTACAAAAGGCTCAACTCCTCCTCTGCCCACTTTGTCCTTCACTGCTGTCGCCCAGTCTGTAGGTGATAAGCCAGTGAAGGCAGGAAATTCAGGGGAGGGATCAGTCAAAGATACAGGGGATGATGATTTTCAGGCATTGGGATCAGGTAGTATTCCAACAGTGACGCTTGTGAAGGATGAATCACCTGTTCCAACAGTCGGTGATGAAATGGCGCAGGATCAGCCACAGGCACAGACTGCGATATCTAATGTTTCTGATGTACAAACGccaccaccgaacagtcagaCTCTGAAGCCTCAGATGTTTGTGCTCACAACATCCAATAAAATCTTTATGACACCACAGACTGAGACAAGAGCCACACCGTCCCCACGGACTGTAGTGTTAACAG GCGAACTGACAGCAAACGTTCCTTCCACCAGAGTTCCTCCAAAGCAGGACTCTGCTGCCGTGACATTACCCCAAACGACAACTGACACCACTAACTCTGTCGATAAAGAGTCACAGACTGCAGGGCAACCTGTTACTGTCCAAAGCGATTCACATTCAAGCACCACGACACAGCAAGTGACAACCATTTCTACAATGAGAACGCTTACTACTACACAGGAGGCTGTAAGAACATCCTCCAAAATGACAAATCAACCCAACAAAACAGCAGAGCAAGGAAGAAATACAGCAAGCACAACTGTACAGTCATTGAGGACAG gGATCTCTGTCTTCCTTGCCACTGGTGCTGCACCTGTTGCCCAAACCAGGTTAAGCCCCACATCTCAGACTGGTATTCAAAAGAGGAACCGCTCCATTCTCCTGGGACATCCACACCAAGCTCCCCATTCTACTTCCAATCCAGCCCCCTCTCCTGGTGCAAGTCCCTCCACTAATGCCACACTTCTCTACTGGGGGGACCTGAGCCGGACACTGGCTTTCGCCTGGGAGCTGCATGTATATGGCTCAGCgagcctcttcctcctcctgtttgctGGTGCTGCTCTTGGTCTCACTCTGGCCCCTGGCACAAACTGTCCTCACCGGGGGGCTCTTGCACTCGCCAACGCTCTATTGTTTCTGGCCGGAGGCCTTAGGGCAGCTCTATTTCTAATCGACCCCTATGGCACTCGCAAATTCCTCCCTCGCCCCGCAGTTACAGCCCTCTACAACTTACCGCTACACTTCCTGGTGTGGACACAGGCTGCCCTGGCACTGCTTGCATTGAGGGCGGTGGGAGTGAGTGTGTTACCTCCAACTTTGGAGCGTCCTCCTCTGGTAGCTGTGTTGGCTGTGTTGCAGTGTACCCTGTTGCTGGCGGCTGATCTGCTTTCCCCAGCCCTGTCCCCTGTGGTGCCAGTCACCCTTCAGGTCCTGGCCCTGTGCTGGGGTCTGGCTCTCTGTCTGGGCTTCCTTTGCTATGTCTTTCCACGTATACGTTGCCCTCCCATTCCCCACCCTGCAGTCCCTGAAGAGGCCAGGAGGAAGTCCTGGACAGGGAGTAGGAGGATAGGGGTAATCCTGGGACGAGTGTTGGCAGTGTGTGCAGTTCTAGGGGCACTGTGCTGCGGGCTGCATGTTCACGCCACGTTATGGCTATATGGACTTCTAGGAAACTGGACACGCTTCAACTGGGGATGGTGGCTGGTCCACTTCTGGGCCCGTCTCCTGGAGCTGGCCTGGGGCTTCTCCCTCCTACTCATGGGTTCCTGGGTGTTCTGGAGGCCTCAAGGTTGgcagggaagggaggagggtggACCAGatggcagagcagcaggagacctGCCATCCCCTGGCCAATCTGTAGGCTCTTCTCAAAGACATACCTGCTGGTCCAAGATAGTCCAGAGCCTGAGGGGGAAGCCCTGCAGAAAGTCTGACAGTAAtggggtgggaggaggaggagcaccaGGGGAGGTGCCTAACAACTGGGCTGGCCAGGAGCGTCCTGGAGCTGACATCAGCAAGAGTCTGATCAGGAACCAGAACCATGAGCAGGCCACTGCTCAGCCACGCTGTGTCAAAGACAGCAACCGGGGACGCAACCATAGGGGCCACTCAGCAGAACGAGGACTATCTGATGGCTCCACAGGCTCCCTGCTGAGACTGCAGGCACTGGGTCGGCCTCCACAGCGCTCAGTGAGTGGCAGTCTGGATCAGGAAAGGGACACTTGCCTGTCTCTTTATGAGTTTGATCTGCGGCCCCCATCTCCCATTGACCTTACCCGCAGCATTGACGAGGCTCTGCACAGGGAACACCTGCTTGGAGGAGGGAGCTTATTTCATCCTTTGAACCTAACCTCACAGTCCCCCTCCCCAGGCTCAGGGATAAGCCAGGGACCCTGGCTCCGCAGGAACAGTGATCCTCAGCTGATGTCTGAGAGCAGCGAGGCCCCAACAGAGTCTTCCATGCCACTGGGGGGCAGTGTTCTCAGCAGTGTGCCCAGCAGACAGGTGACTGCTCCCCCCACACCCTCCCACCAGGGTCACAGGTGGGCTGGGAACACAGTAGGAAGTGTCCCTTCATCAGTGTCTTGCCCTGTGTCACTTCGTCCTTCCAGAACGTCAACGGGGCACCTGGGGGAGGATGGAGTGGACGACACACGGCCATTCATCACCCCAGACTCAGAGAGGTTGCACGGGAGGGCTGGGAGACCGGTGGGGTCACGGAGTTACCTGGAGGTCAGCAGACATGACGACTCTGCCAGTGTCAGCAGTGAAATCATTGATTTATGA